One genomic region from Candidatus Mesenet endosymbiont of Agriotes lineatus encodes:
- a CDS encoding ribonuclease D codes for MLINRTTELRIICEKLKARQPEFIAVDTEFIKDNKSYYFKLCLIQISCSGISFVVDVLSNELDLLPLAQLLLNTKIIKMFHGCRQDLEVLFTVFSEAISPIFDTQIATMFCYYYENFVGYSKLVEQIKGVRLNKKKLKSSNWLKRPLSEEQIEYALNDVTHLYDLYTVLYDKLVENNRILWFLEEMQKVSDVNTYVNNPREAWKRVKFDTKLQAESITAIKAICQWREILARRYNINRDHIVNGTKIASIAEKCLMHNMVIKDCIEKYVKEILTERDFLEFPKILEENKDVRHDLNNNFLYYKKSTLDILLMLLYDRCQAHHISQRLVASKNEIIKSICRQDSDLSRGWRYEFFGKYVDNFVNGNSEIVISTNKIDCKTIDIQL; via the coding sequence ATGTTGATTAATAGAACTACGGAATTAAGAATAATTTGTGAAAAATTAAAGGCAAGGCAACCGGAATTTATCGCAGTTGACACAGAATTTATCAAGGATAATAAATCTTATTATTTTAAACTATGTTTAATTCAAATTTCTTGTAGTGGTATAAGTTTTGTTGTTGATGTACTATCAAACGAACTTGATCTATTACCTCTTGCACAGTTGCTGCTGAATACGAAAATTATCAAGATGTTTCATGGTTGTAGACAAGATTTAGAAGTATTGTTTACAGTTTTTTCAGAAGCAATAAGTCCCATCTTTGATACCCAAATTGCTACAATGTTTTGTTATTATTATGAGAATTTTGTTGGTTATTCTAAATTGGTTGAGCAAATAAAAGGGGTAAGGCTTAATAAGAAAAAGCTAAAAAGCTCCAATTGGTTAAAACGTCCTCTTTCTGAAGAACAGATAGAGTATGCCTTAAATGATGTAACTCATTTGTATGATTTATATACTGTTCTTTATGATAAGTTAGTAGAGAATAACAGAATTCTGTGGTTTTTGGAAGAGATGCAAAAAGTAAGTGACGTCAATACATATGTTAATAATCCTCGGGAAGCTTGGAAAAGAGTAAAATTTGATACAAAATTACAAGCAGAGTCCATAACTGCAATAAAAGCAATTTGTCAATGGCGGGAAATATTAGCACGGCGTTATAATATAAATCGAGATCATATAGTTAATGGCACAAAAATAGCTTCTATTGCAGAAAAATGTCTTATGCACAACATGGTAATAAAAGACTGCATAGAAAAGTATGTAAAAGAAATTTTGACAGAAAGGGACTTTTTAGAATTTCCAAAAATACTGGAAGAGAATAAAGATGTAAGACACGACTTAAATAATAACTTTCTTTATTATAAGAAATCTACTTTAGATATCCTTTTAATGCTACTGTATGATAGATGTCAAGCACACCATATATCACAAAGGCTTGTTGCTTCAAAGAATGAGATAATAAAATCAATATGTAGGCAGGATAGCGATTTATCTCGAGGTTGGAGATATGAATTTTTTGGTAAATATGTAGACAATTTTGTAAATGGTAATTCTGAAATTGTAATTTCAACAAATAAAATAGACTGTAAAACGATTGATATACAATTATAG
- a CDS encoding cell cycle transcriptional regulator TrcR, whose product MIEITHNLSSKKKNKKNFSNDRSIMPRAVATWLIDNTSLTFPQVAAFCGLHYLEIKLIADKEDDVDIQGCNPIEIGQITEEEIKNCESDPSRTPQLSSVLHDYISKSKSYYTSAKKSSNRIKKSSDKPDAILWLIKHYPKISDKQITKLIKTTESTIISIRNKTHWKIDSLKPRDPVLLRLCTQDQLDYIEQDVKITEME is encoded by the coding sequence ATGATAGAGATTACTCATAATCTTTCTTCAAAGAAGAAAAATAAAAAAAATTTTTCTAACGATAGGTCTATTATGCCAAGAGCAGTTGCAACATGGCTTATAGATAATACTTCATTGACTTTTCCTCAAGTCGCAGCGTTTTGTGGCCTGCATTACTTAGAAATCAAGCTAATAGCAGATAAAGAAGATGATGTAGACATTCAAGGATGTAATCCTATTGAAATAGGTCAAATTACGGAAGAGGAAATCAAAAACTGTGAAAGTGATCCGTCTAGAACACCACAGTTAAGTAGTGTCTTGCACGATTATATAAGCAAATCAAAGTCTTATTATACATCAGCTAAAAAAAGCTCAAACAGAATTAAGAAAAGTTCAGATAAACCAGATGCAATTCTCTGGCTAATAAAACACTATCCAAAGATAAGTGATAAACAAATAACAAAATTAATCAAAACAACTGAAAGTACTATTATTTCAATTCGAAATAAAACTCACTGGAAAATAGATAGTTTAAAACCACGTGATCCTGTATTATTACGTTTGTGTACCCAAGATCAACTGGATTATATAGAACAAGATGTTAAAATAACTGAAATGGAGTAA
- a CDS encoding uracil-DNA glycosylase yields the protein MDGKDLELLKFYRDLGVDYVLEDDKQIKGKEKVMEHEYMLPSDWVVEAKKIAGRCANVKELKKVVESFDGCEVKVMATNTVFADGNPQAKIMLIGEAPGMNEDLKGIPFCGASGDLLDKMLAAIELDRTKVYISNTMFWRPPGNRRPTDLELEMCRPFVEKHIALVLPKILVLVGGTATYSLLNQTKSISRLRGQFHTYTNQYLDTEITTMVIFHPAYLLRQPMQKRLAWQDLKQIKEYIDSNITL from the coding sequence ATGGATGGTAAGGACTTAGAGTTATTAAAATTTTACCGAGACTTGGGTGTTGATTATGTTCTAGAGGATGATAAGCAGATAAAAGGGAAGGAGAAAGTTATGGAACATGAGTATATGCTACCAAGTGACTGGGTAGTAGAGGCAAAAAAAATAGCAGGTAGATGTGCCAATGTTAAAGAGCTTAAAAAAGTAGTAGAATCGTTTGATGGTTGTGAAGTAAAAGTCATGGCAACCAATACTGTCTTTGCAGATGGTAACCCACAGGCAAAAATCATGCTTATAGGAGAAGCACCAGGCATGAATGAAGACTTAAAAGGCATACCTTTCTGCGGCGCTAGTGGTGATTTGCTTGATAAAATGTTAGCTGCAATTGAGCTTGACCGTACCAAAGTTTACATAAGTAATACTATGTTTTGGCGTCCTCCTGGTAACCGTCGGCCAACAGATTTAGAGCTTGAAATGTGCAGACCGTTTGTTGAGAAGCATATTGCACTTGTATTACCTAAAATACTAGTTTTGGTTGGCGGTACGGCAACCTATAGCTTGCTCAATCAAACTAAGAGTATATCAAGGCTTAGAGGGCAGTTTCACACATATACTAATCAATACTTGGATACGGAGATTACAACAATGGTAATATTTCACCCAGCGTATCTTTTGCGTCAACCTATGCAAAAACGCCTAGCATGGCAAGATCTAAAACAAATTAAGGAATACATTGATAGTAACATAACTCTCTAG
- a CDS encoding ATP-dependent helicase gives MENDYLSLLNKEQGAAVVNTSGPTLILAGAGTGKTRTITTRIAHIIKCGLAFAEEILAVTFTNKAANEMLLRVLELTDASGMWLGTFHGIAARILRSHAEVVGLKSNFTIINTDDQVQIVKNIISDMYPNYSAEKYSVITGIIQKWKEKGLSPKDIVASELFKQSYVTALTVYHHYQERLKFLNSADFGDLLLYNVQILSKNNDILSYYQDKFKYIMVDEYQDTNTIQYLWLQLLAQKHQNICCVGDDDQSIYSWRGAEVENILKFSDDFPEAKVIRLECNYRSTPHILATASCIINNNKGRLEKTLWTQSSSGQKVGLMKFWDGKAEAKYIGELILKLSEYKFSDIAVLVRAGFQTRVFEEYFVKYSIPYKIVGGVKFYDRQEVKDIIAYLRVITNSSDDLAFERIINRPKRGIGATTLKKIYNIAQENSISFIEATKILIDGKQVTERTKATLQYLLDKINSWKELLTEFPLSEATKMIADQSGYIEMLESEGAAGLPRIENIKELLSALNGFSDAISFLEHISLVSDIDSVSSDNTVYVMTLHASKGLEFSCVFLPGWEEGVFPHQRSFDDKTGKSLEEERRLAYVGVTRAKERLYISCSGRREINNMWQTMRNSRFIRELPAENVEIVKHNVSCY, from the coding sequence ATGGAAAATGATTACTTATCCTTACTTAACAAGGAGCAAGGAGCTGCTGTGGTTAACACGAGTGGCCCTACTCTTATTCTAGCTGGAGCGGGGACTGGCAAAACAAGAACAATCACAACCAGGATTGCACATATTATTAAATGTGGCTTGGCCTTTGCTGAAGAAATATTGGCGGTGACATTTACTAACAAAGCTGCAAATGAAATGCTCTTAAGAGTTTTGGAGCTAACAGATGCAAGCGGCATGTGGCTTGGCACCTTTCACGGGATAGCAGCAAGAATTTTGCGTAGTCATGCAGAAGTTGTAGGTTTAAAATCCAATTTTACAATTATCAATACTGATGACCAAGTGCAGATAGTCAAAAATATCATCAGTGACATGTATCCAAACTATTCAGCAGAAAAGTATAGTGTTATCACTGGCATTATACAAAAATGGAAAGAAAAAGGACTATCTCCTAAAGATATTGTTGCTAGCGAATTGTTTAAGCAGTCATATGTAACTGCACTAACTGTATACCATCATTATCAGGAACGTCTGAAATTTTTAAATTCTGCAGATTTTGGCGATTTGTTGTTATACAACGTACAAATCTTAAGTAAAAATAACGACATTCTTTCTTACTATCAAGACAAGTTTAAATATATAATGGTAGATGAATATCAAGATACCAATACAATACAATACCTATGGCTGCAACTTCTTGCACAAAAGCATCAAAATATCTGCTGTGTTGGAGATGATGATCAGTCTATTTATAGCTGGAGGGGAGCAGAAGTAGAAAATATTTTAAAATTCTCAGACGATTTTCCAGAGGCTAAAGTAATTCGTCTTGAGTGTAATTACAGATCCACACCTCACATACTTGCTACTGCATCTTGCATAATCAACAACAATAAAGGCAGATTAGAAAAAACTCTATGGACGCAAAGTAGTAGCGGACAAAAAGTTGGACTGATGAAATTTTGGGATGGGAAAGCAGAAGCAAAATACATTGGGGAGCTTATACTAAAGCTCAGTGAATATAAGTTTAGCGATATTGCAGTTTTGGTCAGAGCTGGGTTTCAAACTAGAGTTTTTGAGGAATATTTTGTCAAGTATTCCATTCCTTATAAAATAGTAGGCGGAGTTAAATTTTATGATCGCCAGGAAGTAAAAGATATAATTGCTTATTTAAGAGTTATAACAAATAGTAGTGATGATCTTGCTTTTGAAAGGATTATAAACAGACCTAAAAGAGGCATAGGTGCTACAACTTTAAAGAAGATATACAATATTGCTCAAGAAAATAGTATTTCCTTTATTGAAGCAACCAAAATACTAATTGATGGCAAACAAGTTACTGAAAGAACTAAAGCTACACTTCAATATTTATTAGATAAAATAAATTCATGGAAAGAGTTACTTACAGAATTTCCTTTATCTGAAGCAACAAAGATGATAGCTGATCAGTCTGGGTATATAGAAATGCTAGAAAGTGAAGGAGCAGCAGGGCTACCACGTATAGAGAATATAAAGGAGCTGCTGTCAGCATTAAATGGCTTTAGTGATGCTATAAGTTTTCTTGAGCACATCAGCTTAGTTAGCGATATTGATAGCGTTAGCAGTGACAACACGGTTTATGTTATGACCTTACATGCTTCTAAAGGTTTAGAATTTTCTTGCGTATTTTTACCTGGATGGGAAGAGGGAGTTTTTCCTCATCAAAGATCCTTCGATGATAAAACTGGCAAGTCTTTAGAAGAGGAAAGAAGGCTTGCCTATGTTGGAGTGACAAGAGCAAAAGAAAGGCTTTACATTTCATGTTCAGGTAGAAGAGAGATAAACAATATGTGGCAAACAATGCGAAATTCTCGTTTTATCCGTGAATTACCAGCTGAAAATGTTGAGATAGTAAAACATAATGTGAGTTGCTATTGA
- the radC gene encoding RadC family protein: MLKNIDYQKGHRKRLRKKCILGKGQPLLDYEILELILYSAYQRIDVKPIARELMKRFGSFAGVFNADIDDLKNVEMVGDSAVAVILCVKEALARILKEDMKELPIVNNSQKLVNYLKVSIGQASKEKSRIIYMNKKCGVIADDLQDIGTVDQTPLYVREVIKRALAISASSIVLSHNHPSGDGHPSSGDIAITKQLNYACQSMDITLIDHIIITARDYFSFKEKGLL, from the coding sequence ATGTTAAAAAATATTGATTACCAAAAAGGACATAGAAAGAGGTTAAGAAAAAAATGTATATTAGGTAAAGGTCAACCTTTGCTCGATTATGAGATCTTAGAATTAATATTGTATTCGGCCTATCAAAGGATTGACGTAAAACCAATAGCAAGAGAATTAATGAAGCGATTTGGTAGTTTTGCCGGTGTTTTTAATGCTGATATAGATGATTTGAAGAATGTTGAGATGGTAGGTGATTCAGCGGTAGCTGTTATTCTATGTGTCAAGGAGGCTTTAGCTAGAATACTTAAAGAAGACATGAAAGAGCTTCCTATAGTTAATAACTCACAAAAGTTAGTTAACTATTTAAAAGTTAGCATAGGGCAGGCAAGTAAGGAAAAATCTCGTATTATTTATATGAATAAAAAATGTGGTGTTATTGCTGATGACCTTCAAGATATTGGTACAGTAGACCAAACGCCATTATATGTTAGGGAAGTAATAAAGAGAGCATTAGCAATAAGTGCATCTTCAATTGTTTTATCTCACAATCATCCAAGTGGTGATGGGCATCCATCAAGTGGAGATATAGCAATTACAAAACAATTAAATTATGCTTGCCAGAGTATGGATATAACTTTAATTGATCATATAATAATTACTGCACGGGATTATTTTAGTTTTAAAGAAAAAGGGCTGCTTTAA
- a CDS encoding IspD/TarI family cytidylyltransferase, with product MTKIVVLIVAGGVGGRCKGYDLIVPKQYATIKDKPILTYTIEKFLNNKDVSLVRTVIREDHKNLYEQAVSLLPDAKLLHPIYGGKRRQDSVRFGLESIVDVSPDIVIIHDACRPFIADKTISDIISFLSKNCETTQGVVPATAVTDTIRVVVDNSIKSHVCRNTVKALQTPQAFKFNDILTCHKLAYSIDPGKEFTDDSSVMMEFNKSVAVINGDDDNLKITTKEDLYTAQILQKVIA from the coding sequence ATGACTAAAATTGTTGTTTTAATAGTTGCAGGTGGAGTAGGGGGTAGGTGCAAAGGATATGATTTAATAGTGCCTAAGCAGTATGCAACTATAAAAGATAAGCCAATCTTAACATATACTATTGAAAAATTTTTAAATAACAAAGACGTAAGTCTTGTAAGAACAGTTATAAGAGAAGATCATAAAAATTTATATGAGCAAGCTGTGTCGTTGTTGCCAGATGCAAAATTACTGCATCCAATTTATGGAGGTAAACGCCGTCAAGATTCCGTTCGTTTTGGGCTTGAAAGCATAGTAGATGTAAGTCCCGATATTGTTATTATACACGATGCATGCAGGCCCTTTATTGCCGATAAAACTATAAGTGATATTATTTCATTTTTAAGTAAAAATTGCGAAACAACGCAAGGCGTTGTACCTGCGACTGCAGTTACTGATACTATAAGAGTAGTAGTAGACAACTCAATTAAATCTCACGTTTGCAGAAATACAGTTAAGGCTTTGCAAACACCCCAGGCGTTTAAGTTTAATGATATCCTTACCTGTCATAAATTAGCATACTCAATAGATCCAGGTAAGGAATTCACTGATGACTCTTCTGTAATGATGGAGTTTAATAAATCAGTAGCAGTTATAAATGGTGATGATGATAACCTAAAGATTACAACTAAGGAAGACTTATATACAGCTCAAATTTTACAAAAAGTCATTGCATGA
- the glyA gene encoding serine hydroxymethyltransferase: MFSTNLEHSDPSIYSYIQEELLRQQSQLQLIASENFASRAVLEAQGSILTNKYAEGYAGKRYYCGCGFVDKVESLAIERLCKLFNVKFANVQPHSGSQANQAVFAALLNPGDTILGLSLECGGHLTHGAKPNLSGKWFNAVQYGVDKNTHLIDMNEVEDLALKHKPKLIISGSSAYPRQIDFKSFREIADKVGAYLLADIAHYAGLIVGGVYSSPVEYAHVITSTTHKTLRGPRGGIIMTNEEDIHKKIQSALFPGLQGGPLMHVIAAKAVAFAEALKPEFQDYSRKVVANAKTLTKTLSIEGFNIVTGGTDSHIVLVDLRFQKLTGKDAVDSLERAGIVCNKNTVPFDEKGPFITSGLRFGSAAETTRGLTQEDFEQLGKMISKILKSCSDNGVEEEVSKEVQDICRKYSIYS; this comes from the coding sequence ATGTTTAGTACAAATTTAGAACATTCAGATCCAAGTATCTATTCGTACATACAAGAGGAGTTGTTACGTCAGCAGTCACAACTGCAACTTATAGCATCAGAAAATTTTGCCAGCAGAGCGGTGCTAGAAGCGCAAGGATCAATCTTAACAAATAAATACGCTGAAGGTTATGCCGGCAAGAGATATTATTGTGGTTGTGGTTTTGTCGACAAAGTAGAAAGTTTAGCTATAGAGCGTTTATGCAAATTATTTAATGTTAAATTTGCTAATGTTCAGCCACATTCTGGCTCGCAAGCAAATCAAGCAGTGTTTGCGGCGCTACTTAACCCTGGAGATACAATACTTGGTTTATCACTGGAATGCGGTGGGCACTTAACTCACGGTGCGAAACCAAATCTTTCTGGTAAGTGGTTCAATGCAGTACAATATGGTGTTGATAAGAATACTCATTTAATAGACATGAATGAAGTTGAAGACCTTGCACTAAAACATAAACCAAAGCTTATCATTTCAGGCTCATCAGCCTATCCTAGACAAATAGATTTTAAAAGCTTTCGTGAAATTGCAGATAAGGTAGGCGCGTATCTTTTGGCAGATATTGCTCATTATGCAGGTCTTATAGTTGGTGGGGTTTATAGCTCTCCAGTAGAATATGCTCATGTTATAACATCAACTACACACAAAACTCTGCGCGGGCCACGTGGTGGGATAATTATGACTAACGAAGAGGATATACATAAAAAAATTCAATCTGCGCTTTTTCCTGGACTGCAAGGTGGACCGCTTATGCATGTGATTGCAGCTAAAGCTGTAGCTTTTGCAGAAGCACTTAAACCTGAATTCCAAGATTATAGTAGAAAAGTCGTTGCAAATGCAAAAACACTTACAAAAACTCTTAGCATAGAAGGATTTAATATTGTAACTGGAGGAACTGACTCTCACATAGTTTTAGTAGATCTAAGATTTCAAAAACTAACAGGAAAAGATGCTGTAGATAGCTTAGAGAGGGCTGGAATTGTATGTAATAAAAACACCGTTCCTTTTGATGAAAAAGGGCCATTTATTACTTCTGGTTTGCGGTTTGGCAGCGCAGCTGAAACGACTAGAGGGCTAACACAAGAGGATTTTGAGCAGCTAGGTAAAATGATAAGTAAGATACTGAAAAGTTGTAGTGATAATGGAGTCGAGGAAGAAGTAAGTAAAGAAGTTCAAGATATTTGCAGGAAATATTCTATTTATTCATAG
- the def gene encoding peptide deformylase — MSILPIIIAPDDRLHLCSEEVMEVNDEIKQLVDDMFETMYHEGGLGLAAVQVGVHKRVFIADVPEEYGNLENGVDGYSSTGGPFCIINPQIIEFSDESILLNEGCLSVPEQRNEINRPKYLTLKYLDYYGNEQIVKAQGWLARCFQHEIDHLNGILYFKYLSKIKYDMAVKKAQKIKKHYKE, encoded by the coding sequence ATGTCTATATTGCCTATCATTATTGCTCCTGATGATAGACTACATCTTTGTTCTGAAGAAGTAATGGAAGTTAATGATGAAATTAAGCAGTTGGTTGATGACATGTTTGAGACCATGTATCATGAAGGTGGCCTCGGCTTAGCTGCAGTGCAAGTTGGAGTGCATAAGCGAGTCTTCATTGCTGATGTGCCCGAAGAGTATGGTAACTTGGAAAATGGAGTGGATGGTTATAGCTCAACAGGTGGACCTTTTTGCATTATTAATCCACAAATTATTGAATTTTCTGATGAATCCATCTTATTAAATGAAGGGTGTTTATCTGTTCCTGAGCAAAGAAATGAAATTAACCGCCCTAAATATTTAACTTTAAAGTATCTTGATTATTATGGTAATGAGCAAATAGTAAAAGCTCAAGGGTGGCTTGCAAGATGCTTTCAACATGAAATTGACCATTTAAATGGTATTTTATACTTTAAGTATTTATCAAAAATAAAGTATGATATGGCAGTAAAGAAAGCTCAAAAGATTAAAAAGCATTATAAAGAATAG
- a CDS encoding NAD+ synthase, which produces MNLVLISQLNYTAKNVQHNNRKILDVYKKNANNAVELVIFSSFAISGYLRKPPVPINDFFKKCSEVLEELARYTQSYNVPIIIGSATKKQNKIFNSIFLLQKEKVLLLAESDLENNKIHEFTFNEEKIKLCIFNTDLENDLIEEGGGSSDILLLMDSRPYTKGKKSSVEKFYHDSKKIIYVNQVGGNGEYVFSGGSFIAFKKSVNLLRNWQEENKLIDLKKTGQFYVRGNENYIGDIYQALMLSLHDYVVKNNFDKVILGLSGGIDSALVATIACDALGSAKVRSFMLPSEYTSAESIQDAQEFASRVNISHKVLSISTIFDSVKEGLKEIFVGYCSDVAEENIQARIRGMILMAISNKFGSMLLATGNKSEMSVGYATIYGDMCGGFAPIKDIYKTEVYELAKWRNDNITENSLCYEVNVIPKNIIDKPPSAELRHNQIDQSTLPDYNILDSILKMLLDEKETSESILKEGYDIGTVNYIIKLIKQAEYKRLQSSLGPKL; this is translated from the coding sequence ATGAATTTAGTGCTAATATCTCAACTCAATTATACAGCTAAAAATGTTCAGCATAACAATAGGAAGATTTTAGATGTATATAAAAAAAATGCTAATAATGCTGTAGAGTTGGTAATATTCTCTAGTTTTGCTATTTCTGGTTATTTAAGAAAACCTCCTGTTCCTATAAATGACTTTTTTAAAAAATGCAGTGAAGTATTAGAGGAGCTAGCACGATATACTCAAAGCTATAACGTACCTATAATCATAGGTAGTGCTACTAAAAAGCAGAATAAAATATTTAATTCAATATTTTTATTACAAAAGGAGAAAGTTTTATTATTAGCAGAGTCTGACCTAGAAAATAATAAAATTCATGAATTCACTTTTAATGAAGAAAAAATCAAACTTTGTATTTTTAACACTGATCTAGAAAATGATCTGATAGAAGAAGGGGGGGGTAGTAGTGATATTTTGTTGCTTATGGATAGCAGACCATATACAAAAGGCAAAAAAAGTTCTGTTGAAAAATTTTACCATGATAGCAAAAAAATTATATACGTAAATCAAGTAGGAGGAAACGGTGAATATGTTTTTAGCGGTGGGTCATTTATTGCATTTAAGAAAAGTGTTAACTTATTACGCAACTGGCAAGAAGAAAACAAATTGATCGATTTAAAGAAAACAGGTCAATTTTATGTAAGAGGCAATGAAAATTACATAGGAGATATTTATCAAGCATTAATGCTTAGTTTGCACGATTATGTTGTAAAAAACAACTTTGATAAAGTTATATTAGGTTTATCTGGGGGTATAGACTCTGCCTTAGTTGCAACAATTGCTTGTGATGCACTGGGCAGTGCAAAAGTACGTTCCTTTATGCTACCATCTGAGTACACTTCAGCAGAAAGTATTCAAGATGCACAAGAGTTTGCAAGCAGAGTTAATATATCACATAAAGTGCTTTCTATTAGTACTATTTTTGATTCAGTAAAAGAGGGTTTAAAAGAAATTTTTGTTGGCTATTGCTCTGATGTTGCTGAGGAGAATATACAAGCTAGAATTAGAGGTATGATTCTTATGGCAATCAGCAACAAATTTGGTAGTATGCTGCTTGCAACTGGTAATAAATCTGAAATGTCTGTAGGTTATGCTACAATTTACGGTGATATGTGTGGTGGCTTTGCTCCCATTAAAGATATATATAAAACTGAAGTTTATGAGCTAGCAAAGTGGCGTAATGATAACATTACTGAAAATAGTCTGTGTTATGAGGTTAATGTTATTCCTAAAAATATAATTGATAAACCGCCATCGGCGGAGCTGCGTCATAATCAAATAGATCAGAGTACATTACCAGATTATAATATTTTAGATTCTATACTGAAGATGCTACTTGATGAAAAAGAGACTTCTGAGTCCATCTTGAAGGAGGGTTATGATATTGGGACAGTCAATTACATCATAAAGTTAATAAAACAAGCAGAGTATAAAAGACTTCAATCCTCTCTTGGACCTAAACTTTAG
- the rho gene encoding transcription termination factor Rho yields MSEVIKDENNALVQKENREKSSRVINKNSSLIDSNGYDEAEFFDTNKNTENIIDLNDLKNKTVEELLELAEKEKIFYNGSVLKQDIIFNLIKKAADEGKTVLGSGVVEILPGGFGFLRSAKAHYAASTDDIYVSNKQISKFNLRTGDVVSGKIKPPGNKERYFTMFDNAPEVNSIKVKDTKRCAHFDDLVPIYPDEKIILECKNSSDRRSVGVRAVDIVSPLGKGQRALIVAPPRTGKTVLLQQMARSISTNHPEIELMVLLIGERPEEVTDMVRSVKGEVISSTFDEPAYRHVQLAEIVIEKAKRRVEHGKDVVILLDSITRFARAYNAVVPSSGKVLTGGVDSNALQRPKRFFGAARNIESGGSLTIIATALIETGSKMDEVIFEEFKGTGNAEIVLDRRLADKRIFPAIDITKSGTRKEELLVEQNVLARTWILRRVLAPMGSVDAMEFLHNKLMMTKDNASFIDSMDGIDKIK; encoded by the coding sequence ATGTCAGAAGTAATTAAAGATGAAAACAACGCTCTAGTTCAAAAAGAAAATAGAGAAAAATCAAGTAGGGTTATTAACAAAAATAGTAGCTTAATTGATAGCAATGGATATGATGAAGCTGAGTTTTTTGATACAAATAAAAACACCGAGAATATAATAGACTTAAACGATCTAAAAAACAAAACAGTAGAGGAGCTACTAGAATTAGCAGAAAAGGAAAAAATCTTCTATAATGGTAGTGTGTTGAAGCAAGATATAATATTTAACCTTATAAAAAAGGCTGCTGATGAAGGAAAAACTGTTTTAGGTAGTGGTGTCGTGGAAATCTTACCCGGTGGTTTTGGCTTTTTACGCTCAGCAAAGGCTCATTATGCTGCAAGTACCGATGATATTTACGTTTCTAATAAGCAAATAAGTAAATTCAATTTACGCACAGGGGATGTAGTAAGTGGCAAAATAAAGCCTCCTGGAAACAAAGAGCGTTATTTTACAATGTTTGATAACGCACCAGAAGTTAATTCTATTAAAGTGAAGGATACGAAAAGATGTGCACATTTTGATGATTTAGTACCTATATATCCAGATGAAAAAATAATACTTGAGTGTAAAAATAGCAGTGATAGAAGAAGTGTTGGCGTTCGTGCTGTAGATATAGTATCTCCTTTAGGTAAGGGACAAAGGGCATTAATAGTCGCTCCACCTCGTACTGGTAAGACTGTATTACTACAGCAAATGGCTCGTTCTATTTCAACAAACCATCCAGAAATAGAGCTGATGGTTTTACTAATAGGGGAAAGGCCAGAAGAAGTTACGGATATGGTACGTTCTGTTAAGGGTGAAGTAATAAGTTCTACATTCGATGAGCCTGCTTATAGGCATGTTCAATTGGCTGAAATAGTAATAGAAAAAGCAAAAAGAAGAGTTGAGCATGGAAAAGATGTAGTTATTCTTCTTGATTCAATAACTCGCTTTGCACGTGCATATAATGCTGTTGTTCCATCTTCAGGAAAAGTTTTGACTGGAGGGGTAGATTCAAATGCATTGCAAAGGCCAAAGCGTTTCTTTGGCGCTGCACGTAATATAGAAAGTGGCGGATCATTAACTATAATAGCAACAGCTTTAATAGAAACAGGTTCAAAAATGGATGAAGTAATTTTTGAAGAATTTAAGGGAACAGGTAACGCTGAAATAGTACTTGATCGTAGACTTGCAGATAAACGTATATTTCCAGCGATTGACATAACAAAATCTGGAACAAGGAAGGAAGAACTTTTAGTTGAGCAAAATGTGCTTGCTAGAACTTGGATATTACGTAGGGTGCTTGCCCCTATGGGCTCTGTAGATGCAATGGAATTTTTACATAATAAACTTATGATGACCAAGGACA